In Nitrosococcus halophilus Nc 4, the genomic stretch CCGCTAAACGAACATTACGCGGGATAATGGTGCTGTAGACTTGTTGCCCAAAATGACTTACCAGCTGATTGGACACTTCATTGGCAAGATTATTGCGCGGATCGAACATCGTTCGAAGCAAGCCGGCAATATGCAATTCAGGATTGAGTCTTTGCTGAATCCCTTCAATGGTATTCAGCAAAGCCGATAAGCCTTCAAGGGCATAATATTCACACTGGATTGGAATAATCACCCCATCGGCTGCGGTTAAGGCATTGATTGTCAGCATATTGAGGGCGGGCGGGCAATCAACAAGGATCTCGTCGTAGTCATAACGAATTTTTTCAAGGGCTAACCGCAATCGAGATTCCCGTTTTGATGCTGAAAGCAATTCCACCTCAGCGGCTGTCAAATCGCCGTTGGCGGGCAATACAGTATAGCCCGACTCCTCAAGTTTAATCAGGGCATCATGGGGAGCAAAGTCTTCCAATAGGACATCATAGGTAGTCGCTGATAAGGAGGATTTATCGATACCACTGCCAGTGGTGGCATTCCCTTGGGGATCCATATCAATCAGCAAGACGCCGCGTTTATGGGCAGCAAGCGAAGCGGCTAGATTGACGCTGGTGGTTGTCTTGCCCACCCCCCCCTTCTGGTTAGTAATGGCAATAATACGGCCCATCTCAATGATCTCCTGCCCTGCTCGGTCTTAACTTTACCAAATGGCGTTGAGCATTAAGCCCCGGTACCGATAAAGCACAGACGTCTACAATTTCAAAGGTTGCGGGCAATGCCTTAAGTTCCTCTTCCGGGAACGCCCCTTTCATCGCCAGCAAATACCCCGATGGTTTGCATAAATGTCCTGCCTGAACTACAAAATCAGCCAATTTGGCAAAAGCTCGGGTCACGACAACATCAAACAGGTCAGGGGGATGGTAGGCCTCAACCCGCTCACAAACGACCGAGACATTCGATAATCCTAATTCAATGGATGCTTGAATGAGAAATCGAGTTTTTTTAGCGCTCTTATCAAGTAAGGCGAATTCACGCTCAGGATAGGCTATCGCTAGAGGAATACCCGGCAATCCCGCGCCGCTACCCACATCTAGGATTCGGCCCTCTCCCAAAGAGGGCCCAATACTAAGGCTATCAAACAAG encodes the following:
- a CDS encoding ParA family protein, whose amino-acid sequence is MGRIIAITNQKGGVGKTTTSVNLAASLAAHKRGVLLIDMDPQGNATTGSGIDKSSLSATTYDVLLEDFAPHDALIKLEESGYTVLPANGDLTAAEVELLSASKRESRLRLALEKIRYDYDEILVDCPPALNMLTINALTAADGVIIPIQCEYYALEGLSALLNTIEGIQQRLNPELHIAGLLRTMFDPRNNLANEVSNQLVSHFGQQVYSTIIPRNVRLAEAPSYGKPVMLYDRASRGSVAYLVLAKEVLMREVREEPLQAEVR
- the rsmG gene encoding 16S rRNA (guanine(527)-N(7))-methyltransferase RsmG, with amino-acid sequence MGTDILEKGLLILGFKLEQRQVGGLLAYVRLLEKWNQRYNLTAIRNPAEMISKHLFDSLSIGPSLGEGRILDVGSGAGLPGIPLAIAYPEREFALLDKSAKKTRFLIQASIELGLSNVSVVCERVEAYHPPDLFDVVVTRAFAKLADFVVQAGHLCKPSGYLLAMKGAFPEEELKALPATFEIVDVCALSVPGLNAQRHLVKLRPSRAGDH